A genomic region of Candidatus Blochmanniella pennsylvanica str. BPEN contains the following coding sequences:
- the purH gene encoding bifunctional phosphoribosylaminoimidazolecarboxamide formyltransferase/IMP cyclohydrolase, producing the protein MQSSLLIRRVLISVFDKSNILEFAQSLIQRGIQLLSTGGTARILSDAGLPVIKISEYTKLPEIMDGRVKTLHYKVYAGILGRRGLDDAIMRQYNIPPIDMVVVNFYSFNSLLAKNKKYSQEEMLDRIDISGPSMVRAAAKNYKNVAIVVNNDSYKKILDEINLYDGLLSLDTRFHLAVKAFKYVTEYDNTISDYFNHQVQSNYHTSMTNDHHCDQSFSYFPKNLTFMNLKFIKKQDIRYGENPHQRAAFYMDISKKHTGSISDAQQLQGKPLSYNNIVDMDTALECAKMFDEPTCVIVKHTNPCGVATSDTICTAYAKAYQADPISAFGGIIAFNRSLDKKTAQAIISQQFVEAIVAPNINRDCISIVSNKKHVRILRCGMWTPRTSDIDFKRINGGLLIQDYDVMTNLEDLEIVTIRKPTKEEMKDALFCWKVVKFVKSNAIVCGKNCQTIGIGTGQMNRVYAAKIATSFQERERQGTLNTKGSVMASDAFFPFSDIVHIASEIGIKCIIQPGGSIRDQEIIKTADRHGIAMIFTHIRHFRH; encoded by the coding sequence ATACAATCATCATTGTTAATTCGTCGTGTATTAATTAGTGTATTTGATAAATCCAATATTTTAGAATTTGCTCAGTCATTAATTCAACGGGGTATTCAATTATTATCTACTGGGGGTACGGCTCGAATATTATCTGATGCTGGATTGCCAGTAATCAAGATTTCTGAGTATACTAAATTACCTGAAATTATGGACGGGCGCGTTAAAACTTTACACTATAAAGTGTATGCCGGAATTCTTGGTAGACGAGGATTAGATGACGCTATCATGCGTCAATATAATATTCCGCCAATTGATATGGTAGTAGTTAATTTTTATTCATTTAATTCTTTGCTTGCAAAAAATAAAAAATATTCTCAAGAAGAAATGTTAGATCGTATTGATATCAGTGGCCCAAGTATGGTGAGGGCAGCAGCAAAAAATTATAAAAACGTAGCTATTGTAGTCAATAACGATAGTTATAAAAAAATTTTAGATGAAATCAATCTTTATGATGGATTACTCAGTTTAGACACTCGTTTTCATTTGGCGGTAAAAGCATTTAAATATGTTACTGAATATGATAATACAATTTCTGATTATTTTAATCATCAAGTACAAAGTAACTATCATACGTCCATGACTAATGATCATCATTGTGATCAATCCTTTTCTTATTTTCCTAAAAATTTAACTTTTATGAATCTTAAATTTATAAAAAAACAAGATATACGTTACGGAGAAAACCCACATCAACGCGCAGCATTTTATATGGATATATCTAAGAAACACACAGGATCTATTTCTGATGCTCAGCAATTACAAGGAAAACCATTATCTTACAATAATATAGTAGACATGGATACGGCGTTAGAATGCGCGAAAATGTTCGATGAACCAACTTGTGTGATTGTTAAACATACCAATCCATGTGGTGTAGCAACATCTGATACTATTTGCACTGCGTATGCTAAAGCTTATCAAGCAGATCCGATTTCTGCGTTCGGAGGAATTATTGCTTTTAATAGATCTTTAGATAAAAAAACAGCTCAAGCTATTATTAGTCAACAATTTGTCGAAGCAATCGTCGCTCCAAATATTAATCGAGATTGTATTAGTATTGTATCTAATAAAAAACATGTACGAATATTGAGGTGTGGAATGTGGACCCCACGAACATCAGATATAGATTTCAAACGAATTAATGGAGGATTATTAATACAAGATTATGATGTAATGACAAATTTAGAAGATTTAGAGATAGTTACTATTCGGAAACCAACAAAAGAAGAAATGAAAGATGCATTATTCTGTTGGAAAGTGGTTAAATTTGTTAAATCTAATGCCATTGTTTGTGGTAAAAATTGTCAAACTATCGGAATTGGAACCGGCCAAATGAATCGAGTGTATGCGGCAAAAATAGCTACTTCCTTCCAAGAACGTGAACGTCAGGGCACATTGAATACTAAAGGATCAGTGATGGCTTCTGATGCTTTTTTTCCTTTTTCTGATATAGTACATATTGCATCTGAAATAGGTATTAAATGTATTATCCAACCAGGAGGATCTATTCGAGACCAAGAAATTATTAAAACTGCGGATCGGCACGGTATTGCGATGATTTTCACACATATTCGTCATTTTAGACATTAA
- the rpoC gene encoding DNA-directed RNA polymerase subunit beta': MKDLLRFFKIQHTQIEEFNAIKIALASPDMIRSWSFGEVKKPETINYRTFKPERDGLFCARIFGPIKDYECLCGKYKRLKHRGVVCEKCGVEVTQSKVRRERMGHIELASPTAHIWFLKSLPSRIGLLLDMPLRDIERVLYFESYVVVESGMTSLECRQVLTEEEYLDALEEFGDEFEAKMGAEAIQILLRNTNLKNECEYLREILEDSHSETKRKKITKRIKLIEAFIYSENKPEWMVLNVLPVLPPDLRPLVPLDGGRFATSDLNDLYRRVINRNNRLKRLLDLAAPEIIVRNEKRMLQEAVDALLDNGRRGRAITGSNKRPLKSLADMIKGKQGRFRQNLLGKRVDYSGRSVITVGPYLKLHQCGLPKKMALELFKPFIYGKLELQGFASTIKAAKKMVDREEAVVWDILDNVIREHPVMLNRAPTLHRLGIQAFEPVLIEGKAIQLHPLVCAAYNADFDGDQMAVHVPLTLEAQLEARALMMSTNNILSPANGEPIIVPSQDVVLGLYYMTRERSNAKGEGMVLTGPKEAECLYRLGLADLHARIKIRITEYEYDKNGEWSKKTNLVNSTIGRSILWMIVPKGLPFILVNQVLGKKAISTMLNNCYRLLGMKATVILADQIMYTGFAYAARSGASVGIDDMMIPSKKADIIDEAESEVVEIQEQFQTGLVTAGERYNKVIDIWAAANERVAQAMMDNLATETVMNRNGQLENQASFNNIFMMADSGARGSAAQIRQLAGMRGLMAKPDGSIIETPITANFREGLNVLQYFISTHGARKGLADTALKTANSGYLTRRLVDVAQDLVITQDDCDTFSGIVMSPVIEGGDVKEPLRERVLGRVLAEDILESNADTDSKVLIVRNTLLDEYWCDVLDEHSIDTVKVRSVVTCDTDFGVCSKCYGRDLARGQIVNKGEAIGVIAAQSIGEPGTQLTMRTFHIGGAASRSALESSIQIKNTGTVCLKNIKSVINGEGKLVVISRNTELKIIDQFSRTKESYKVPYGAVITKKNEEKVIHGEIVAYWDPHTMPVIAEVSGFIQFIDLIDGQSIVKQTDELTGLTSIVVLDTSERVSSAKDLRPTLKIVDINGYDIFIPGTDVPVQYFLPGRSVVQLVDGSRIICGDILARLPHESSGTKDITGGLPRVADLFEARRPKESAILAEISGTISFGKETKGKRRLMISPIEDGDVYEEMIPKWRHLNVFEGEYVDRGDIISDGPESPHDILRLRGVHAVTRYIVNEVQDVYRLQGVKINDKHIEVIVRQMLRKATVIRSGSSDFLVGEQVEYSRIKIANRKLENEGKVKISFIRNLLGITKASLATESFISAASFQETTRVLTESSVAGKRDELRGLKENVIVGRLIPAGTGYSYHQERVHHRHFSNKKETEKSVITNISSQITADEASANLTELLNATSPK; this comes from the coding sequence GTGAAAGATTTACTTAGATTTTTTAAGATACAACATACTCAAATAGAAGAATTTAATGCAATCAAAATTGCACTTGCTTCTCCAGATATGATTAGATCCTGGTCTTTTGGTGAAGTAAAAAAACCAGAGACTATTAATTACCGTACTTTTAAACCTGAACGAGATGGTTTATTTTGTGCACGCATTTTTGGGCCTATTAAAGATTATGAGTGCTTATGCGGAAAATATAAGCGTCTAAAACATCGCGGGGTAGTTTGTGAAAAATGTGGAGTAGAAGTAACACAAAGCAAAGTACGACGTGAACGCATGGGACATATCGAATTGGCTTCTCCTACTGCTCATATTTGGTTTCTAAAATCATTACCCTCGCGTATTGGTTTGTTATTAGATATGCCATTACGTGATATAGAACGCGTTCTATATTTCGAATCCTATGTAGTAGTTGAAAGCGGCATGACTAGTCTCGAATGTCGTCAGGTCTTAACTGAAGAAGAATATTTAGATGCATTAGAAGAGTTTGGAGATGAATTTGAAGCTAAAATGGGAGCTGAAGCCATTCAAATTTTATTGAGAAATACAAATTTAAAAAATGAATGTGAATACTTACGAGAAATATTAGAAGATAGTCATTCTGAAACTAAACGAAAAAAAATAACAAAACGTATCAAATTAATTGAAGCATTTATATATTCTGAAAATAAACCTGAATGGATGGTTTTAAATGTGTTGCCAGTACTACCTCCTGATTTAAGACCATTAGTTCCATTAGATGGGGGGCGTTTTGCTACTTCTGATTTAAATGATTTATACCGTCGTGTTATTAATAGAAACAATAGATTAAAACGATTATTAGATTTAGCTGCTCCAGAAATCATAGTACGTAATGAAAAAAGAATGTTACAAGAAGCAGTAGATGCATTGCTAGATAACGGACGTAGAGGACGTGCCATTACTGGTTCTAACAAACGTCCTTTGAAATCTTTAGCTGACATGATTAAAGGCAAACAAGGTAGATTTCGTCAGAATCTTTTAGGGAAACGTGTTGATTATTCCGGTCGCTCAGTAATCACTGTTGGACCCTACTTAAAATTACATCAATGTGGATTACCAAAAAAAATGGCTTTAGAATTATTTAAGCCATTTATTTATGGAAAATTAGAATTGCAAGGTTTTGCTAGTACTATTAAAGCGGCTAAAAAAATGGTAGATCGAGAAGAAGCTGTAGTATGGGATATTCTCGATAACGTAATTCGAGAGCATCCAGTAATGTTAAATCGTGCTCCTACATTACATAGGTTAGGAATTCAAGCTTTTGAACCAGTATTAATAGAAGGAAAAGCTATTCAATTACATCCATTAGTCTGTGCTGCCTATAACGCGGATTTTGACGGTGATCAAATGGCAGTACACGTTCCATTAACACTAGAAGCTCAATTAGAAGCTAGAGCTTTAATGATGTCTACTAATAATATTTTATCTCCTGCTAATGGAGAACCTATTATTGTTCCATCACAGGACGTAGTGTTAGGTTTGTATTATATGACTCGTGAACGTTCAAATGCTAAAGGTGAAGGAATGGTATTAACTGGCCCAAAAGAAGCAGAATGTCTTTATCGTTTAGGCTTAGCTGATCTACATGCTCGTATTAAGATACGTATTACCGAATATGAATATGATAAAAACGGAGAATGGTCAAAAAAAACAAATCTTGTCAATAGTACAATAGGACGCTCTATATTGTGGATGATTGTTCCTAAAGGATTACCATTTATATTGGTCAATCAAGTATTAGGCAAGAAAGCTATATCCACAATGTTAAATAATTGTTATCGTTTGCTAGGCATGAAAGCTACTGTTATCTTAGCTGATCAAATTATGTATACTGGGTTTGCATATGCTGCTCGTTCTGGAGCTTCTGTTGGTATTGATGACATGATGATTCCTTCGAAAAAAGCGGATATAATCGATGAAGCGGAATCTGAAGTGGTAGAAATACAAGAACAATTTCAAACTGGATTGGTGACAGCAGGAGAACGTTATAACAAGGTTATTGATATTTGGGCTGCGGCTAATGAACGTGTTGCACAAGCAATGATGGATAATTTAGCTACTGAGACTGTGATGAATCGTAATGGACAACTAGAAAATCAAGCTTCATTTAATAATATTTTTATGATGGCAGATTCTGGGGCTCGCGGATCAGCGGCACAAATTCGTCAACTTGCCGGAATGCGTGGTTTAATGGCAAAACCGGATGGATCAATTATTGAAACACCTATCACTGCAAATTTTCGAGAAGGATTAAATGTATTACAGTATTTTATTTCTACGCATGGAGCACGTAAAGGATTAGCTGATACTGCTTTAAAAACAGCTAATTCTGGTTATTTAACTCGTCGTTTAGTAGATGTTGCTCAAGACTTAGTAATCACTCAAGACGATTGTGATACATTTTCTGGCATTGTAATGAGTCCTGTTATTGAAGGAGGAGATGTAAAAGAACCGCTACGAGAGCGTGTATTGGGTCGAGTTTTAGCAGAAGACATTCTAGAATCCAATGCGGATACAGATAGTAAAGTATTGATTGTACGCAATACTTTATTAGACGAGTATTGGTGTGATGTTTTAGATGAACATTCCATTGATACTGTCAAAGTGCGGTCTGTTGTGACTTGTGATACTGATTTTGGCGTTTGTTCAAAATGTTATGGTCGAGATTTAGCTCGAGGTCAAATTGTAAATAAAGGAGAAGCAATTGGCGTCATTGCTGCTCAATCTATCGGTGAGCCAGGCACTCAATTAACTATGCGGACCTTTCATATTGGGGGGGCCGCCTCCCGATCTGCTTTAGAATCGAGCATTCAAATTAAAAACACGGGTACTGTCTGTTTAAAAAACATCAAATCCGTAATAAATGGAGAAGGAAAATTAGTAGTCATCTCACGTAACACCGAGCTTAAAATTATTGATCAATTTTCTCGTACCAAAGAAAGCTATAAAGTACCGTATGGAGCTGTAATAACTAAAAAAAATGAAGAAAAAGTCATACATGGAGAAATAGTAGCTTATTGGGATCCACATACTATGCCAGTGATTGCTGAAGTAAGTGGATTTATCCAATTTATTGATTTGATAGATGGCCAGAGTATTGTTAAACAAACGGATGAATTAACGGGACTAACCTCTATTGTAGTATTAGATACCTCTGAACGTGTGAGTAGCGCTAAAGATTTAAGACCTACATTAAAAATAGTAGATATTAATGGTTACGATATCTTTATCCCAGGTACAGATGTGCCTGTTCAATATTTTCTGCCTGGTAGAAGTGTAGTTCAATTAGTTGATGGATCCAGAATTATTTGTGGAGATATATTAGCAAGATTACCACATGAAAGTAGTGGTACTAAAGATATTACCGGCGGCCTACCGCGCGTTGCTGACCTCTTTGAAGCACGTCGTCCAAAAGAATCGGCAATTTTAGCAGAAATTAGCGGGACCATTTCTTTTGGAAAAGAAACCAAAGGAAAACGTCGTTTAATGATATCTCCTATTGAAGACGGTGATGTATATGAAGAAATGATTCCCAAATGGCGTCATCTTAATGTTTTTGAAGGTGAATACGTAGATCGTGGAGATATCATTTCTGATGGACCGGAATCTCCACACGATATTCTGAGATTACGTGGAGTTCACGCTGTAACTCGTTACATTGTAAATGAAGTGCAAGATGTTTATCGATTACAAGGAGTAAAAATCAACGATAAACATATAGAAGTTATTGTGCGTCAAATGTTGCGTAAAGCCACTGTGATTCGATCAGGCAGTTCTGATTTTTTAGTAGGTGAACAGGTAGAATACTCACGTATTAAAATTGCTAATCGAAAATTAGAAAATGAAGGAAAAGTAAAGATCAGCTTTATACGTAATTTATTAGGCATCACTAAAGCTTCATTAGCAACAGAATCATTTATTTCTGCGGCATCTTTTCAAGAAACAACACGTGTATTGACAGAATCATCTGTGGCTGGAAAGCGAGATGAACTACGTGGTCTTAAAGAAAACGTCATTGTTGGTAGATTGATCCCTGCTGGAACTGGCTACTCTTATCATCAGGAGCGCGTACATCATCGTCATTTCAGTAATAAAAAAGAAACAGAAAAATCTGTAATAACAAATATTTCTTCCCAAATTACAGCAGATGAAGCATCGGCGAATTTAACTGAACTATTAAACGCAACTTCTCCTAAATAA
- the rpoB gene encoding DNA-directed RNA polymerase subunit beta, whose protein sequence is MVYSYTEKKRIRKDFGKRPQVLDIPYLLSIQIDSFQKFIKQDPEEPCGLEAAFRSVFPIKSYNGNAELQYIKYQLGEPTFDVKECQTRGATFSAPLRVRLCLIIYEREGLNNIIKNTKEQEVYMGEIPLMTNNGTFIINGIERVIVSQLHRSPGVFFDSDKGKTHSSGKVLYNARIIPYRGSWLDFEFDLKDNLFVRIDRRRKLPVTVILRALNYTTDQILNIFFNKVIYEIQNNTLYMHLIPERLRGETASFDIAVNGVIYVKKGRRIAAKHIRQLKKDKISKIEVPMDYIIGKVVIKDYFDKNTNIPIVTANTEISSDILHNLIRSGYESIETLFSNDLDYGNYISETLRIDATTNKFDALVEIYRVMRPGEPPTKEAAEYLFENLFFSEERYDLSSVGRMKFNRSLQRVQIEDLGTLKKDDIVDVIKKLIDIRNGKGEVDDIDHLGNRRIRSVGEMAENQFRIGLVRVERAVKERLSLGDLDVLTPQDLINAKPISAAVREFFTSSQLSQFMDQNNPLSEITHKRRISALGPGGLTRERAGFEVRDVHPTHYGRVCPIETPEGPNIGLINSLSVYARANKYGFLETPYRKVQNGVVSNDIHYLSAIEEGDFVIAQANTNLNSIGEFIDDLVTCRNKGESGLFKKDQVDYMDVSTQQIVSVAASLIPFLEHDDANRALMGANMQRQAVPVLCSEKPLVGTGMERAVAIDSGVTVVAKRGGVIKYVDASRIVIHVNKNETHTEESGIDIYQLTKYIRSNQNTCINQRPCVSLGELVEHGDVIADGPSTDLGELALGQNMRIAFMPWNGYNFEDSMLVSERVVQEDKFTSIHIQELTCVSRDTKLGPEEITADIPNVGETALSKLDESGIIYIGAEVIGGDILVGKVTPKGETQLTPEEKLLRAIFGEKASDVKDSSLRVPNGVCGTVIDVQIFTRDGINKDKRSLIIESEKLKQVKKDLSEELQIFESALFDRVCDVLMTSGIDKKKLFETSRNAWLDLVLSDPEKQYQLSQLTKQYFDLKRMFEKKLEIQHRKITQGDELAPGILKIVKVYLAVKRQIQPGDKMAGRHGNKGVISKINPIEDMPYDQHGIPVDIVLNPLGVPSRMNIGQILETHLGMAAKGIGDKINFMLQQHKEANQLRRFMQQAYNLGEGSRQHINLNSFSDIEILKLAKNLKKGMPIATPVFDGATEKEIKDLLKLSGLPSSGQITLFDGCTGEAFERQVTVGYMYMLKLNHLVDDKMHARSTGSYSLVTQQPLGGKAQFGGQRFGEMEVWALEAYGASYTLQEMLTVKSDDVNGRTKMYKNIVDGNHMMEPGMPESFNVLLKEIRSLAINIELED, encoded by the coding sequence ATGGTGTATTCTTATACTGAAAAGAAACGTATTCGTAAAGATTTTGGAAAACGCCCTCAGGTTTTGGATATTCCATATCTTCTTTCTATTCAGATTGATTCTTTTCAAAAATTTATTAAACAAGATCCAGAGGAACCATGTGGACTGGAAGCAGCTTTTAGATCTGTTTTTCCAATTAAAAGTTATAATGGCAACGCTGAATTACAATACATCAAATATCAATTAGGAGAACCAACGTTTGATGTGAAAGAATGTCAGACACGTGGTGCTACCTTTTCTGCGCCGTTACGTGTACGCCTATGTTTAATTATTTATGAACGAGAAGGATTAAATAACATAATAAAAAATACCAAAGAACAAGAAGTATATATGGGTGAAATTCCTCTCATGACTAATAACGGTACTTTTATTATCAATGGTATTGAACGGGTTATTGTATCTCAATTACATAGAAGTCCCGGTGTGTTTTTTGATAGCGATAAAGGTAAAACACATTCATCCGGAAAAGTATTATATAATGCACGTATTATTCCATATCGTGGGTCTTGGTTAGATTTTGAATTCGATTTAAAAGATAATTTATTTGTTCGAATTGATCGGCGACGTAAGTTACCAGTAACAGTAATATTGCGTGCTTTAAATTATACTACCGATCAAATTTTAAATATATTCTTTAACAAAGTAATATACGAAATTCAGAATAATACATTATATATGCATTTAATCCCTGAAAGATTACGCGGTGAAACAGCATCTTTTGATATTGCTGTTAATGGTGTTATATATGTAAAAAAAGGACGTCGTATTGCAGCTAAACACATTCGTCAATTAAAAAAGGATAAAATTTCAAAAATTGAAGTACCCATGGATTATATAATTGGTAAAGTTGTTATAAAAGACTATTTCGATAAGAACACGAATATACCTATTGTTACAGCTAATACAGAAATATCTTCTGACATCTTGCATAACTTAATTCGATCAGGATATGAATCCATAGAAACATTATTCAGCAATGATTTAGATTACGGTAATTACATCTCTGAAACTTTGCGTATTGATGCAACTACAAATAAATTTGACGCATTAGTAGAAATTTATCGTGTAATGCGTCCAGGGGAACCTCCTACTAAAGAAGCTGCCGAATATTTATTTGAAAATTTATTTTTTTCAGAAGAGCGTTATGACTTGTCTTCTGTAGGAAGAATGAAATTCAATCGGTCATTACAACGAGTACAAATAGAAGATTTAGGAACATTAAAAAAGGATGATATTGTTGATGTAATAAAAAAATTGATTGATATTAGAAACGGTAAAGGCGAAGTAGATGATATCGATCATTTGGGGAATCGACGTATTCGTTCTGTAGGTGAAATGGCAGAAAATCAATTTAGAATTGGATTAGTTAGAGTAGAACGCGCGGTAAAAGAACGCTTATCTTTAGGTGATTTAGATGTGTTAACTCCTCAAGACTTGATTAATGCTAAACCAATTTCAGCTGCAGTAAGAGAATTTTTTACTTCTAGCCAATTATCTCAGTTTATGGATCAAAATAATCCATTATCAGAAATTACTCATAAACGTCGCATATCTGCTTTAGGACCAGGAGGGCTAACTCGAGAACGTGCGGGATTTGAAGTACGTGATGTCCATCCTACACATTATGGTAGAGTCTGCCCAATCGAAACTCCAGAAGGACCAAATATAGGTTTAATTAATTCATTATCTGTATATGCTCGAGCTAATAAGTATGGATTTTTAGAAACTCCATACCGAAAAGTCCAAAATGGCGTTGTTAGTAATGACATTCATTACTTATCTGCAATTGAAGAGGGTGATTTCGTTATTGCTCAAGCAAATACAAACTTAAATTCAATAGGTGAATTTATTGACGATCTGGTAACTTGCAGAAATAAAGGTGAATCTGGTCTTTTTAAAAAAGACCAAGTTGATTACATGGATGTATCTACACAACAAATAGTTTCAGTCGCTGCTTCATTAATCCCTTTTCTTGAGCACGATGATGCTAATCGTGCTCTTATGGGCGCAAACATGCAACGCCAAGCCGTTCCTGTTTTATGTAGTGAAAAACCATTAGTAGGCACTGGAATGGAGCGCGCAGTAGCTATAGATTCTGGTGTTACCGTAGTAGCTAAACGCGGCGGCGTCATTAAATATGTAGATGCATCACGTATTGTAATACATGTTAACAAGAATGAAACGCATACTGAAGAATCAGGAATTGATATCTATCAATTAACAAAATATATTCGATCCAACCAAAATACTTGCATTAATCAACGTCCTTGCGTGTCTTTAGGAGAATTAGTAGAACATGGAGATGTTATAGCAGATGGTCCATCTACTGATTTAGGAGAATTAGCTTTAGGTCAAAATATGCGAATTGCATTTATGCCTTGGAATGGATATAATTTTGAAGATTCGATGTTGGTCTCGGAACGTGTAGTGCAAGAAGATAAATTTACAAGTATACATATTCAAGAGTTAACTTGTGTATCTCGTGATACTAAATTAGGGCCTGAAGAAATCACGGCTGATATTCCAAATGTAGGAGAGACAGCTTTATCTAAATTAGATGAATCTGGAATTATCTATATCGGCGCAGAAGTAATAGGAGGAGATATCCTCGTCGGGAAAGTTACACCCAAAGGAGAAACTCAATTAACACCAGAAGAGAAATTATTGCGTGCTATTTTTGGTGAAAAAGCATCCGATGTAAAAGATTCATCTTTACGTGTTCCCAACGGGGTTTGTGGTACTGTAATTGATGTACAAATATTTACTAGAGATGGTATTAATAAAGATAAACGTTCATTAATAATTGAATCCGAGAAATTAAAACAGGTTAAGAAAGATTTAAGTGAAGAATTACAAATTTTTGAATCAGCTTTATTTGATCGTGTCTGCGATGTATTAATGACCAGTGGAATTGATAAAAAGAAATTGTTTGAAACTAGCCGCAATGCTTGGTTAGATTTGGTGTTATCAGATCCAGAAAAACAATATCAATTATCTCAATTAACTAAACAATATTTTGATTTAAAACGCATGTTTGAAAAAAAATTAGAAATTCAACATCGTAAAATCACTCAAGGAGATGAATTAGCTCCCGGTATTTTAAAAATAGTTAAAGTATATTTAGCTGTAAAACGTCAGATACAACCTGGCGACAAAATGGCAGGAAGACATGGAAATAAAGGAGTAATCTCTAAAATTAACCCCATTGAAGATATGCCATATGATCAACATGGAATACCGGTAGATATCGTACTCAATCCTCTTGGAGTACCATCTCGAATGAATATTGGTCAAATTTTAGAAACACATCTTGGTATGGCGGCAAAAGGTATCGGAGATAAAATAAACTTTATGTTGCAACAACATAAAGAAGCAAATCAATTAAGAAGATTTATGCAGCAAGCGTATAATTTAGGAGAAGGATCGCGTCAACACATCAATCTTAATTCATTTTCAGATATAGAAATATTAAAATTAGCTAAAAATTTAAAAAAAGGAATGCCTATTGCTACTCCGGTATTCGATGGGGCTACAGAAAAAGAAATTAAAGATCTTTTAAAATTATCCGGATTACCTAGTTCTGGTCAGATTACATTATTTGATGGGTGCACAGGAGAAGCATTCGAGAGACAAGTTACTGTGGGCTATATGTACATGTTAAAACTAAATCATTTGGTAGACGATAAAATGCATGCACGTTCTACTGGTTCTTATAGTTTAGTAACCCAACAACCACTGGGTGGGAAAGCTCAGTTTGGAGGTCAACGTTTTGGAGAAATGGAAGTATGGGCATTAGAAGCTTATGGAGCATCATATACTTTACAAGAAATGTTAACTGTAAAATCAGATGATGTAAATGGACGTACTAAAATGTATAAAAATATTGTTGATGGCAATCATATGATGGAACCGGGAATGCCTGAGTCTTTTAATGTTTTATTAAAAGAAATTCGTTCTTTAGCAATTAATATTGAACTAGAAGATTAA
- the rplL gene encoding 50S ribosomal protein L7/L12 — MSLTKEQILDAISNMSVMDIVRLTSMMEEKFGVSTASLTTVEPDTSEAIVEEQTEFNVFLTAIGNNKIPVIKTVRSITGLGLKEAKELVESAPVILKESINKDDAETLKKTLETVGASVEIK, encoded by the coding sequence ATGTCTCTTACAAAAGAACAAATTTTAGATGCTATTTCCAATATGTCTGTTATGGATATAGTTCGGTTAACTTCTATGATGGAAGAAAAATTTGGGGTCTCCACTGCTTCGCTGACTACTGTTGAACCTGATACATCAGAGGCAATCGTAGAAGAGCAAACTGAATTTAATGTTTTTTTAACTGCTATTGGTAATAACAAAATTCCTGTCATTAAAACTGTGCGCAGTATCACTGGTTTAGGGTTAAAAGAAGCTAAAGAATTAGTGGAATCTGCTCCTGTCATTTTGAAAGAATCAATAAACAAAGATGACGCTGAAACCTTAAAAAAAACTCTAGAAACAGTAGGCGCATCTGTCGAAATTAAATAA
- the rplJ gene encoding 50S ribosomal protein L10 gives MYQYILGYSAVLLMALNLQKKEEIICKIHETATRAVSVVVATLDGIAVNEVTKLRKEARDIGVCVHVIRNTLMRKVIENTPLACLREILTGQNIVAFSMNQPRDSARIFVKFTKNHEHFKIKGAVFEGKFIPASKINLLSDLPNHKEAIFRLITIMKTSSIGSLIHILHILSNQKQ, from the coding sequence GTGTATCAATATATATTGGGTTATAGCGCGGTGTTATTAATGGCATTAAACCTTCAAAAAAAAGAAGAGATTATCTGTAAAATTCATGAAACAGCTACGAGAGCTGTGTCTGTTGTGGTAGCAACTTTAGACGGTATTGCTGTTAATGAAGTAACCAAATTGAGAAAGGAAGCACGTGATATTGGTGTATGCGTACATGTCATTCGTAATACACTCATGCGAAAAGTAATCGAAAACACACCTTTAGCGTGTTTACGAGAAATTTTAACAGGACAAAATATTGTTGCATTTTCTATGAATCAACCCCGTGATTCCGCGCGAATTTTTGTAAAATTTACTAAAAATCATGAGCATTTTAAAATAAAAGGTGCAGTTTTTGAAGGAAAATTTATTCCCGCGTCTAAAATAAATCTCTTGTCTGATTTACCTAATCATAAAGAAGCTATTTTTAGATTAATAACGATTATGAAAACAAGTAGCATAGGAAGTTTAATACACATTTTACATATATTATCTAATCAAAAACAATAA